TGGCAGCTTCGGAGCGGCATCGCCTCGGCCGAGCCGCCAGCCACCTCCGGCGCGCCCGGCGGCGACTGACCCCCGCGCGCCGGCAGGATCGCACCCCGCAGCCGGCGCGTTCACCCGGACCGCAGGTCTTCCCCCCACTGTGGTCGAGCGGAGTGGCGAGGTGACCTCGCTGCGGCGTAGCGACCGCTCCGGGCCGCGCTCGCCAGCCCCGCCACGACCGGCAGGTCCTCCCGTTCCGCCCACTGCGTCCATGCCCCGGTGTACACCCGCACCCGCGCGTACCCGAGCAGATCGTGCAGGGCGAAGTAGACGTGGGTGGCTTCCGTCATGCTGTTGCAGTAGACGATGATGTCTTTGTCGGGCGTAATCCCCTGGGCCTCGTAGCTTGCCCTGAGCGCCGCCGGCTGTTTCCAGACGTGGCCGAACCCCACCTGCTCCAGATCGTCACTCCAGAAGTGGTTGATGGCGCCCGGAATGTGTCCCCGGCGAAGCTGCGCCCCCGCGAGGCCGGCATATTGTTGCGGATTCCGCGCGTCCACCAGCACCGACGAGCCGGTTTCGACCGCGCGCCGCACGTCCGCGAGGCCCGCAGCGGACGGGCGGAAGCTGCCACCGGGCGGCGTTGACGGGACGATCTTCGGATAGTGCTGTGCGAGCGGCCGCTGCTCGAGCTGCCACTTCGAGTAGCCGCCGTCGAGCAGGTATACCCGCGGATATCCCCACCCCTGCAGCAGCCATGCGAGGAACGTCGCATCGATGTTGTGCGACTCGCCCGCGGAATAGATCACCACCGGCCGGTCCCGGCGAACGCCGAGTCGGCTGAAGAGATCGGCGTACCAGCTCGCCGGCATGAGCTGCATCGGCACGCCGTGATCCGATGCGCGCAGCGTTTCGGTATTCAGGTATTCG
This genomic interval from Gemmatimonadales bacterium contains the following:
- a CDS encoding sulfurtransferase, with product MAADTSALPRLVTTGQLADWQKRGDVLLIDVRTDPFDYLKDHIPGAEYLNTETLRASDHGVPMQLMPASWYADLFSRLGVRRDRPVVIYSAGESHNIDATFLAWLLQGWGYPRVYLLDGGYSKWQLEQRPLAQHYPKIVPSTPPGGSFRPSAAGLADVRRAVETGSSVLVDARNPQQYAGLAGAQLRRGHIPGAINHFWSDDLEQVGFGHVWKQPAALRASYEAQGITPDKDIIVYCNSMTEATHVYFALHDLLGYARVRVYTGAWTQWAEREDLPVVAGLASAARSGRYAAARSPRHSARPQWGEDLRSG